CAGCGCAGCGCCTCGCGCACTTCGTCCAGATTGGCGCCCCAGGGCACGACCGCCGTGTTCCGGTCGTAGTCGACTCCGCGCTCCAGCAGGCAGCATTTGGTCAGGGTCGGCCGGCCCTGGTCGACATCCGCTCGGCGGCGCGGGCAGATGTCCACCCGCGAAGGCTCGTCGCCGTAGAACCGGCGGTGGAACTGGACGGATCGCTCGCAGCCGATCAGCAGCCAGTCACGGCGGTCCTTCGGCCGGGTGTCCAGGAATTCGACCGGCTTCGGCAGTTGCGCGCCGCTGCCCCGGCAGGGCAGCAGGTAGCAGGATGCGGGGTTGTCATTGGCAAGCTCGCCGATGTCGACGGTGTCGGCGACCAGGTCGATCGGCGGCAAGTCCTCGTCGAACGCCACCGCCTGCTGCGCCATGGCCAACAGTTTGGGCGGGTCAGGCGGCACGACCTCGGTCACCCGGACCTGCAGCGGGGTCGGCGTCCAGATGAAGTTGACATGCTCGTAGCGACCCCGGACCACATACGCCCTGGCACTCGGGGTCAGATACGGCGTCACAGCGTGCGCCAGCGCGGTGGCATTGCCGGCATCGGTGTCCGGCGAGTCCACCCAGACCAGCTCGCCAGGTTCGGCCAGGACCAGGACCTCCGTCACCGGCGCAAACAGATCGACCGAGTTCTCCTTGGCCACCTGCACCAGCGCGGCGGCGTCGCCGCGGCGCAGGACGAGGTACTCGGTGCGCCGGTAGACCTCGCGACCGAGCAGGTAAGCCTCGATGTCCCGACTGGTCAGCGGTATGTCGACGTGCTGCACCGACAGACCGCGGTAAGGCCGGGTGATGGTGTTCGGGGCCGGTTCTACGAGCACACCGACACCCCCGTGCGAGCCACCCGAGGCCAGCGGAGCGCCGTGTCCGCCCGCAGCCCGAGCCGCAGGGTCTCCAGCGGAAGCACCTCGTCGGACGCGATGTTGCCGACGTTGACACCGGCCCCCAGCCGGCCGACCAGCCAGGCTTGCTGGGCCTTGCGAGGGGCCTCGAAAATGACCCGCTCGATCGGCAGCCGCGCCGAGATCGCGTCGACCAGATTCGCCCGCGGGGCGCCCGACGCGTCATACAGGCCGACGGTGCCGCTTTCCCGGCCCTCCGTGACCAGCCACGTCGCGCCGGATTCCAGGTCGGATTCGAGCTCGGCAAGCCACTCCGAGACGACGACCGGAACGTCGGCCGACTTCGCGCCGGTCTCCGCCAGCACGGTGAACTCCTGCGACAGCTGCCGGATGAGGCGCGCTTTGCGGGCCGAAGTCAACATGCCCAGGCCGTTGGAGACCTCCACGCAGTCCACGCCGATGTCCGTCGCCCACCGGCGCAGCTCGCTCACCCGCCCCTGGGTCGCGCACACCTCGAGGAGAGTCCCGCCGAGCGAGACCTTCACGCCTGCCTCCTGGCACCGCGCGATCCGGTCCTTGACCGTCGGGTCGACGTAGGCGATGCCCCAGCCGATCTTGACGATGTCGATCAGGTGGCCGCACTGTTCGAGCAATGCCTCGAGACTTGGCATCGTCATGCCCTTGTCGAGCACGTGGGTGAGGCCGCGGGTTCGTGGCTTCACCTCGCGCTCAGGCAGCGTCAGAAAGTCCGGACAGTCCCACATGACCATCACCTCCGGGTTACGCGCCGTTGCGCCCCCCGAGACCCGAAACGAGCCTCACTGATGAAACGTAAGTACGCCGCTGGCGCAAGGTCAACTGCCGCACAGGAAGTCCCGCCGCCGCACACTTATCCACACGGGATAAACGGGCGATGAAACCGCTGGTCAGCGCGCCGGAGCGCGCTGACTGCCCAGGCTTCGACCAGATACGGCCGACGGCGCGCCTGGATCGCCGCCGGCCGCATGCCTCAGAGCGGCAGCACCGTGCGCCCGAGGACCGTGTTCATCAGCACAGCGGCGGAGGCGTACAGGCACAGCGCCGCCGTGGCCAGCCCGATCCACGCACCGGCCGTGAGGGCTGCAGCAGAGCCGGCGAACCCGATCACGAGCAGCACCAGCGTGAACCACACCAAGACGAAGATCGCGCGGAACAAGACCGGATATTTGAAGGTCAACACGAGCAGGTAGGTGATGATCACTGCCCAGCCGGCGGCGAACACCGCGAACGCAGTGCCTTGGCCGCCTGCTTGGACCGCAGTCACCTTCGTGGCGAGGAGGAGCTGAATCGCGGCGAAGGACAGAAAGAAGGCGGCGAATGACGTGTAGGCGAACGCCCCGAACACGTCGCCCTTCTTGAACGCGACGGACCCGGATATGAACAGCCCGATCGTCCCGTAGGCCAGCGCCAGCGGCAGCACGATAATGGCGAGATCGGGCGTCAGGCTGCCGGTGAGGTTGAGGCAGATGACGCCGAACGGGAGACCCACCGCGCCGAAGGCGAGCGGAGTCGGATCCGCCAGCTCGACGGATGGCGCGGACGCAGCCGGTCGCACGGCGGCGTCGAGTTCGGCACTGATCGCTTCAGCGGACATGTCACTCCTGCTTACATCGTTGGGAACAGAAGGCCAAGACACAGCAGAGCCATGGCACGCCGATGGTCCGCGATCGCTCATGCCGGCCGCATTGCACCGCCGAGGCAAGTTCCGCCGTCGCTCTTGTCCGACGGAGACAAGACCATGCAGTGAAACCGCACGATGCGGACCGCACGCGACAACCGGACGCACGATTTTGGCGTGCTGGGCAGATGCGGATCGTGCGCCCGCCGAGTGCGATGGTGCGGGACGGACGCAAGCCATGCGAGAAGGCGATGACATTGTCCACACGCCGCGAAGCACTTAGTCAGAAGCTGCGCCACCTGGCCGGGGTCGTGTACCTCAACCCGCTCATGCGCTGGGTGCCATCACTGCCAGCACGGTTCCGCCGCGCCTACGCCTCACCGCGCACCGCGTGGCCGATAAATCCACCCAAAATACCGGATTCGCTTCGCACCTGCCCCGGCGTGCAACGGGTCCCGGAGCACGAGGAACGCGCATTTCGCGAAGCGCCGCTCAAGGACTTCGCGCAAGCCAACGCTAAAGCCATGCTCTGGCTGCGCGGCACAATGTGGCGGTCCATGCTCCCCGTTGCACCGCGGATGTGGCGGGCTCGTCTCGCCGCACGTTCGCGCAACCGACTCAACTCCCCCGTCGCACCAGCGTCTGCGGGCTCTTCGGCCGAGCTGACCAGCTTGCTGAAGAGCACCGCCGCATCCGTCGGGCTGAGCGCGATCGGCATCGCCCGCTACGACGAACGCTACACATTCGACCAATGGCAGGGCACCGAATGCGGCGACCGGATGGTCGTCTGCATACTCGAGCAGAACTACGACTCCACACAGGCCATCCCCAGCAGCAAATCCGAGCAGACGGCGCTCAGCACCTATGCCGAACTCATGCAACTGGCCTGCCAACTGGCCGACGTCCTGCACGCGCACGGATACCGCGCCGAAGTCCACGACCCGCTCGGCCGCGGCGTCGCGATCCACTACGCCGTCGACGCGGGGCTCGGACAGCTGGGGCTCAACGGCCAGTTGCTGACCCCGGACGCCGGATCGCGCTGCCGCATCATCCTGGTCAACACCAACGCCCCGCTCGACTTCGACCGACCGGCCGACTACGGCATCCCGAAGCTGTGCGACCAGTGCCAGATCTGCGTCCGGCGGTGCCCGCCGGGCGCGATCCCCCTCAACCGGGCAGACCACCGCGGCGTGATCAAATCGAAGATCAACACCAAACGGTGCTTCCCGGTCGTGGCACAAGCACACGGATGCGCCGTGTGCATGAAGGTCTGCCCGATTCAGCGTTACGGGCTTCAGGCCGTGCTGGACGAGTACGAACGCAGCGGCAAGATTCTCGGCAAGGGAACCGATGAGCTCGAAGGCTTCCACTGGCCTGTCGACGGACGCCACTACGGCCCAGGAGAGAAGCCGCGCATCACCCACGAACTCATGTTCCCGACCGGCTTCGAACTCGGCGTCGGCGGCAAGGGAGGCTCGATCGACAGCCCCGACACCGCCAAGGGCCGGACATGGGCATGATTCTCGCCCGCTCAGCGGCCGAACACATCGCCAACGGCACCGTACGAGCGAGGGATTTGACGGCGGCGTGCCTCGCCGCGATCGACGCCGTCGAAGCGTCCGTGTCGGCATTCGCGCACACGGACCGGGAAGGAGCGCTTCGCCAGGCAACGGCATTGGACGGCGAGCTTGCGCGCGGCGGACCCCGGTCAGCCCTCCATGGGATCCCGATCGCGGTCAAGGACAACATCGACGTCGCCGGAATGCCGACCGCAGCGGGCTCTGCCCTCCTCGGCGGCGCGGCACCGAGTTCGACGGACGCCGCCATCGTCCGTGCCTTGCGCGCCGCGGGCGCGGTCATCCTCGGCAAGACCCGGCTGCCGGAGTTCGCGGTCGGCGCGGTCACGCCGTCGACGCGCAACCCCTGGGACACGGACCGGATCGCCGGCGGCTCCAGCGGCGGGTCTGCCGCAGCGGTTGCAGCCGGCGAATGCTACGGCGCACCCGGCACCGACACCGGTGGATCCGTCCGCATCCCAGCCGCTCTGTGCGGAGTCGTCGGTCTCATGCCGCGGCGCCACTCCGTGCCGCGAAGCGGGATCATTCCCGTTTCGCCCCGGCTCGACGCGTGCGGCCCAATCGCCAGAACCGTCGCCGACACAGCGCTGCTGTGGAATCGCATGCTCCCCAGCGACGCTCCGCCGCGCGACAGGCCGTTGTGTGTCGGTCGCGTGGCCAACAACCTGCTCGGCGCAGTCGAACCGGACGTGCTGCGCGCAGTTGCCGCCTCCGTCGACGCCCTTGGCTCAGTCCCCAACGTCCGGATCGTCGACGTACGCCCGCCGCGATTCGACGACTCGCACCCGCATCGTCGCGTTCCGCTGCTCGTCGATGCCGCCGATATGCACCGCGCACGCGGTTGGTTCCCCCAGTACCGAGAGAAGTACAGCGACCGCTTGCGGGCATTCCTCGAACACGGGTCCCGCCTCGCACGCGATCACCTCTATGACGCGCTCGACGAGCTCCGGCCGCTCGTAGGAGCATTCATGCATTGCTTCGACGACTGCGACGTGATCGCACTCCCCACCGTCCCGGTCGTCGCACCGCGTATTGCCGCTCTTGCCGACGACCGGGCGAACCTCGACCAGCCGCCCGTCGACCGAACCCTGACCCGGCTGTGTGCACCGATGAACTTCTGCCCGGTGGCTGCTCTGACAATGCCCTGCGGTATCTCGATCGAAGGGCTTCCGATCGGGCTGCAGCTCGTCGCACCCGAGGAAGCGGCCGTGTTCCAGTGCGCGCACCTGATCGAGCATCCGCCCGGCCCGAGATATCCCTGATTCCAGCGGCCAGGACACGCGACGGCTGCGTCCTCCCCTCGCAGGGGCGCAGCCGCCGCTTTGTGCCGCTCAGAGAGGTTTACAGCTCCGAGCGGACGGTTCGCGCCGCGTCGCACATCACCTGCAGTTTGGCAGCGGCAATGTGCCGGGGGACCCAGCGCAGTCCGCAGTCCTGCGCAAGCATCAGCCGTTCCGGTGGGATGACCTCCAGCAGCTGCCGAATGCCGTGCGCCACCTCGTCGTGCGTCTCGATCTGCATCTCGTGGTCGTTGATCACGCCCGCGCAGAGGATCTTGTCTTCAGGGAACCGTTTGAAGCTTGCGATCTCGGCATAGTCGCGCCCGGCCATCTCGTGCATCAACACGTCGATGTTCGTCTCCGCGAACACTCGCAGGACGTTCGCCACCTTGTTCTCGAACACGGCGACTTGGCCTTCGGTGCGGCCGTAACACACGTGCCACACCTTCAGCACGTCGTCCAGTCCCTCGAACATGCGGCAGTTCGCTTCGCTCTGCCAGGACTGCTTGTCGATGTAATGCGGCGAAATATCGACGATCTGGACCGAATCGAGCCCGTAGATCTGATGCAGCCGCTTCAGCTCATGGTTCAGCGCTGCCGCAAGGTCGAGCGCGACCGCGCGCTGGTCGTTGTAGTGGAGATCCTTCAACATGATCGCGAGCTGAGCCGGCCCCACGATGCTCAGTTTGAACGGGTCGCCGGTCACGCGTTTCATGCCGTCGACGACACCTTGGAAGATCGGACGCTTCCAGGTGATCTTGTCCACGACTTCCGACACGTAGTATGCGGACCATTGCGGCATCGGGTTGGGATCCCCGAAGTTCGAGATTCCCCCGAGCATCTCGGGAATAAGGTGAAAAATCACGTCGATCTGGTAACCGTGTGCCTCGCTGTCCTCGAACTGCATTCCGTCCGAGAGCAGATCGAGGCCTGCCTTCGCCTGATCGTGGACGCACACCTTGAGCGCGTCTTCGTAGGCGACCCGCTGCTCCATACTGGTGTACTGCGGCCCGTCTCCCCAGCCGAACACTCTCCCGTGCAGCCAGTGTGGTCGCGGGTACCCGCCGACCATCGTGGTCGCCAAAGGAATCTCGCGCCCGCGAATTTTGACCATACTTGCCTCCGTCTGCAGCATCCTGCCGGTCTGCGCATAATGGTGCCCGTCATTTCCGGGACGCATCGGCGCTGAGGAGAAACCGACATCGCTCCCTTACTCCCCCGCAGACAACGCCGAACGCACGCCGGGAAGCGAGAGAGACACTGGCTGGACGGAGACTGGCCGGCACACGCAACCGGCTCGCCGGTCAAATCGGCTGCGATTGATCACACTGCGACTCGCCCCTTCGACAGCAGGTCGAGGGTCGTCGGACCTCCGGTATAACACGTCAGACCGCCATCGACTACCAGCGAACTGCCGGTGACAAGCCGGGATGCATCGCTTGCCAAGAAGATCGCAGCTCCAACCAAGTCTTCGGGCTTGCCCCACCTCCGCACAGGGACCGCGTGGAGCAATCCGTCAGCTGCGGCCGGGTCCTTGACGAACGAGGCAGTCAGGTCGGTACTCACCCATCCTGGAACGAGAGCGTTCGCCCGCACGCCCGACGCCGCCCATTCCGCCCCTAGCGACCTAGTGAGCGCGATCGTTCCGGCTTTGGCAGCCGAGTACGGGGACGCCATTGGAAACCCTGCTGTCCCCGCGATCGACGCTACATTGACCACCGCTCCCGTACCCCGCGAGACCATATGTGCGCCAACAGCACGACAAAAGTATATCGCCGAATACAGGTTCGCTTGAATAATTCCGGACCAGTCTTCTTCCCGAAGATCCAAGAGAGGCCCCAGATGCGCAAACCCTCCGGCGTTGTGCACCGAGATATCGAGATGGCCAAGGCCGGCCACAGCGTCCGATACTGCCAAATCAACCTGCGAACGATCAGTGACATCACAAGTCAGCACCATGCTCTCACGCCCAACCGAACGTATCTCAGCAGCGACCTCCTCGAGAGCTTCCGTCGTGCGGGCAAGGACCGCGACATTCGCACCGGCCCTCGCGAGCCCCAGCGCCACTGCACGCCCGATCCCGCGCGATGCCCCCGTGACGAGTGCGGTCTTTCCCTCCAGGCTGAATAGACCTTCCAACGACACTTTTACTCCCTGATCTAAGACTTAGTCAGACAGACGATGACGTTCTTCTCACCCTCAACCGTCACGAATCCGTGCCATCACCCGACAGTCCAGGTGTCGGTGCCGCGCAATAGGCCCTGCAGGTCCGGCGTCCGCGCTTCACGGGCCTGTTCGACCTGTGCCCGGGCGGCGTCGTCGTAGGTGGTCCGTTCCACCTGGCGCAGGATGCCGGTGGGCACATGGTTGAGGTTCTGGTCGCCGAGCCTGGTCAGCGCGAACGCATACGACGTGTCCGCGATCGTCGGGTCGTGGACCACCAGGTTCTCCTCGCCGATATCGGCGACCTTGCCGACGTCCAGCCCGCCCCAGTCGCTGCGGCGGACGCCGTACTCGCCTTCCGGGCCGAACCGGATCGGCTCGCCGGCCCGCAGCGGGATGAGCCGGGAGGCGGCCTCGTCCTTGTCCTTGAGCACGTCGAACGCGCCGTCGTTGAAGATCGGGCAGTTCTGGTAGATCTCCACCAGCGCCGAACCGCGGTGGCGGGCCGCCGCTTCCAGCACCTCGGTGAGGCCCTTGCGGTCGGAGTCCAGGGCGCGGCCGACGAACGACGCTTCCGCGCCGATCGCCAGCGACAGCGGGTTGAACGGGGTGTCCAGCGAACCCATCGGCGTGGACTTGGTGACCATGCCCTGCCCGGAGGTGGGCGAGTACTGGCCCTTGGTGAGCCCGTAGATCCGGTTGTTGAACAGCAGGATCTTGATGTTCACGTTGCGCCGCAGCGCGTGGATCAGGTGGTTGCCGCCGATGGAGAGCGCGTCGCCGTCACCGGTGACGACCCACACCGACAGGTC
This sequence is a window from Amycolatopsis benzoatilytica AK 16/65. Protein-coding genes within it:
- a CDS encoding DUF7714 family protein, yielding MLVEPAPNTITRPYRGLSVQHVDIPLTSRDIEAYLLGREVYRRTEYLVLRRGDAAALVQVAKENSVDLFAPVTEVLVLAEPGELVWVDSPDTDAGNATALAHAVTPYLTPSARAYVVRGRYEHVNFIWTPTPLQVRVTEVVPPDPPKLLAMAQQAVAFDEDLPPIDLVADTVDIGELANDNPASCYLLPCRGSGAQLPKPVEFLDTRPKDRRDWLLIGCERSVQFHRRFYGDEPSRVDICPRRRADVDQGRPTLTKCCLLERGVDYDRNTAVVPWGANLDEVREALRWLSGLPPVGATP
- a CDS encoding SDR family NAD(P)-dependent oxidoreductase, which produces MSLEGLFSLEGKTALVTGASRGIGRAVALGLARAGANVAVLARTTEALEEVAAEIRSVGRESMVLTCDVTDRSQVDLAVSDAVAGLGHLDISVHNAGGFAHLGPLLDLREEDWSGIIQANLYSAIYFCRAVGAHMVSRGTGAVVNVASIAGTAGFPMASPYSAAKAGTIALTRSLGAEWAASGVRANALVPGWVSTDLTASFVKDPAAADGLLHAVPVRRWGKPEDLVGAAIFLASDASRLVTGSSLVVDGGLTCYTGGPTTLDLLSKGRVAV
- a CDS encoding acetate uptake transporter, with the translated sequence MSAEAISAELDAAVRPAASAPSVELADPTPLAFGAVGLPFGVICLNLTGSLTPDLAIIVLPLALAYGTIGLFISGSVAFKKGDVFGAFAYTSFAAFFLSFAAIQLLLATKVTAVQAGGQGTAFAVFAAGWAVIITYLLVLTFKYPVLFRAIFVLVWFTLVLLVIGFAGSAAALTAGAWIGLATAALCLYASAAVLMNTVLGRTVLPL
- a CDS encoding phosphosulfolactate synthase, with protein sequence MWDCPDFLTLPEREVKPRTRGLTHVLDKGMTMPSLEALLEQCGHLIDIVKIGWGIAYVDPTVKDRIARCQEAGVKVSLGGTLLEVCATQGRVSELRRWATDIGVDCVEVSNGLGMLTSARKARLIRQLSQEFTVLAETGAKSADVPVVVSEWLAELESDLESGATWLVTEGRESGTVGLYDASGAPRANLVDAISARLPIERVIFEAPRKAQQAWLVGRLGAGVNVGNIASDEVLPLETLRLGLRADTALRWPRVARTGVSVCS
- a CDS encoding amidase — translated: MILARSAAEHIANGTVRARDLTAACLAAIDAVEASVSAFAHTDREGALRQATALDGELARGGPRSALHGIPIAVKDNIDVAGMPTAAGSALLGGAAPSSTDAAIVRALRAAGAVILGKTRLPEFAVGAVTPSTRNPWDTDRIAGGSSGGSAAAVAAGECYGAPGTDTGGSVRIPAALCGVVGLMPRRHSVPRSGIIPVSPRLDACGPIARTVADTALLWNRMLPSDAPPRDRPLCVGRVANNLLGAVEPDVLRAVAASVDALGSVPNVRIVDVRPPRFDDSHPHRRVPLLVDAADMHRARGWFPQYREKYSDRLRAFLEHGSRLARDHLYDALDELRPLVGAFMHCFDDCDVIALPTVPVVAPRIAALADDRANLDQPPVDRTLTRLCAPMNFCPVAALTMPCGISIEGLPIGLQLVAPEEAAVFQCAHLIEHPPGPRYP
- a CDS encoding 2-oxoacid:ferredoxin oxidoreductase subunit beta; protein product: MTAIDLGLPQLGGIDLVPTADEPQKAKDYKSDQEVRWCPGCGDYVVLNAVQSFLPTLGLKRENIVFISGIGCSSRFPYYLNTYGMHSIHGRAPSIATGLATTRPDLSVWVVTGDGDALSIGGNHLIHALRRNVNIKILLFNNRIYGLTKGQYSPTSGQGMVTKSTPMGSLDTPFNPLSLAIGAEASFVGRALDSDRKGLTEVLEAAARHRGSALVEIYQNCPIFNDGAFDVLKDKDEAASRLIPLRAGEPIRFGPEGEYGVRRSDWGGLDVGKVADIGEENLVVHDPTIADTSYAFALTRLGDQNLNHVPTGILRQVERTTYDDAARAQVEQAREARTPDLQGLLRGTDTWTVG